The following coding sequences lie in one Phaenicophaeus curvirostris isolate KB17595 chromosome 5, BPBGC_Pcur_1.0, whole genome shotgun sequence genomic window:
- the NKX2-1 gene encoding homeobox protein Nkx-2.1 isoform X1, whose translation MLHALNSWRSSCACAAEGRRIMSMSPKHTTPFSVSDILSPLEESYKKVGMEGSNLGAPLSAYRQSQVSQPAMQQHPMGHNGAVTAAYHMTAAGVPQLSHAAMGGYCNGNLGNMSELPPYQDTMRNGASATGWYGTNPDPRFSSISRFMAPSSGMNMGGMGSLGSLGDVSKSMAPLQSTPRRKRRVLFSQAQVYELERRFKQQKYLSAPEREHLASMIHLTPTQVKIWFQNHRYKMKRQAKDKAAQQQMQQENGSCQQQQSPRRVAVPVLVKDGKPCQAGSNTPTAAIQSHQQQAATTIAVATNGSSLGQHQSHQTNSAGQSPDMGQHSTSPSSLQSQVSSLSHLNSSTSDYGTAMSCSTLLYGRTW comes from the exons ATGCTCCACGCCCTGAACAGttggaggagcagctgtgcGTGTGCTGCGGAGGG ccgCCGAATCATGTCGATGAGCCCAAAGCATACGACTCCTTTCTCAGTGTCTGACATCTTGAGTCCTTTGGAGGAAAGCTACAAGAAAGTGGGCATGGAGGGCAGTAACTTGGGGGCTCCCCTGTCAGCCTACAGACAGTCTCAGGTTTCGCAGCCGGCCATGCAGCAGCACCCCATGGGCCACAACGGAGCGGTGACTGCCGCCTACCATATGACAGCGGCAGGGGTCCCCCAGCTCTCCCATGCCGCGATGGGGGGCTACTGCAACGGGAACCTGGGCAACATGAGCGAGCTCCCGCCTTACCAGGACACCATGCGGAACGGCGCTTCGGCCACAGGCTGGTACGGCACCAACCCGGACCCCCGCTTCTCCTCAA TCTCCCGCTTCATGGCGCCGTCCTCGGGCATGAACATGGGCGGCATGGGCAGCCTCGGCTCCCTGGGAGACGTGAGCAAGAGCATGGCCCCGCTCCAGAGCACGCCGCGGAGGAAACGGAGGGTCCTTTTCTCCCAGGCCCAGGTTTACGAGCTGGAGAGACGTTTCAAGCAGCAGAAATACCTCTCCGCCCCGGAGAGGGAACATTTAGCCAGCATGATACACCTCACCCCGACTCAGGTCAAAATCTGGTTCCAGAACCACCGCTACAAGATGAAACGCCAAGCCAAAGACAAGGCTGCGCAGCAGCAGATGCAACAGGAGAACGGCtcttgccagcagcagcagtctcCCAGAAGGGTGGCGGTGCCAGTGCTTGTAAAGGATGGGAAGCCCTGCCAAGCAGGCTCCAACACACCCACGGCAGCCATCCAGAGCCATCAGCAGCAGGCAGCCACGACGATCGCGGTGGCTACCAATGGCAGCAGCCTCGGACAGCATCAGAGCCACCAGACAAACAGTGCGGGGCAGTCTCCAGACATGGGACAGCACTCGACCAGCCCTTCCTCTCTGCAGAGCCAAGTCTCCAGTTTGTCTCACCTAAACTCTTCTACTTCTGACTATGGCACTGCCATGTCTTGCTCCACCTTGCTATACGGTAGGACCTGGTGA
- the NKX2-1 gene encoding homeobox protein Nkx-2.1 isoform X2, which translates to MSMSPKHTTPFSVSDILSPLEESYKKVGMEGSNLGAPLSAYRQSQVSQPAMQQHPMGHNGAVTAAYHMTAAGVPQLSHAAMGGYCNGNLGNMSELPPYQDTMRNGASATGWYGTNPDPRFSSISRFMAPSSGMNMGGMGSLGSLGDVSKSMAPLQSTPRRKRRVLFSQAQVYELERRFKQQKYLSAPEREHLASMIHLTPTQVKIWFQNHRYKMKRQAKDKAAQQQMQQENGSCQQQQSPRRVAVPVLVKDGKPCQAGSNTPTAAIQSHQQQAATTIAVATNGSSLGQHQSHQTNSAGQSPDMGQHSTSPSSLQSQVSSLSHLNSSTSDYGTAMSCSTLLYGRTW; encoded by the exons ATGTCGATGAGCCCAAAGCATACGACTCCTTTCTCAGTGTCTGACATCTTGAGTCCTTTGGAGGAAAGCTACAAGAAAGTGGGCATGGAGGGCAGTAACTTGGGGGCTCCCCTGTCAGCCTACAGACAGTCTCAGGTTTCGCAGCCGGCCATGCAGCAGCACCCCATGGGCCACAACGGAGCGGTGACTGCCGCCTACCATATGACAGCGGCAGGGGTCCCCCAGCTCTCCCATGCCGCGATGGGGGGCTACTGCAACGGGAACCTGGGCAACATGAGCGAGCTCCCGCCTTACCAGGACACCATGCGGAACGGCGCTTCGGCCACAGGCTGGTACGGCACCAACCCGGACCCCCGCTTCTCCTCAA TCTCCCGCTTCATGGCGCCGTCCTCGGGCATGAACATGGGCGGCATGGGCAGCCTCGGCTCCCTGGGAGACGTGAGCAAGAGCATGGCCCCGCTCCAGAGCACGCCGCGGAGGAAACGGAGGGTCCTTTTCTCCCAGGCCCAGGTTTACGAGCTGGAGAGACGTTTCAAGCAGCAGAAATACCTCTCCGCCCCGGAGAGGGAACATTTAGCCAGCATGATACACCTCACCCCGACTCAGGTCAAAATCTGGTTCCAGAACCACCGCTACAAGATGAAACGCCAAGCCAAAGACAAGGCTGCGCAGCAGCAGATGCAACAGGAGAACGGCtcttgccagcagcagcagtctcCCAGAAGGGTGGCGGTGCCAGTGCTTGTAAAGGATGGGAAGCCCTGCCAAGCAGGCTCCAACACACCCACGGCAGCCATCCAGAGCCATCAGCAGCAGGCAGCCACGACGATCGCGGTGGCTACCAATGGCAGCAGCCTCGGACAGCATCAGAGCCACCAGACAAACAGTGCGGGGCAGTCTCCAGACATGGGACAGCACTCGACCAGCCCTTCCTCTCTGCAGAGCCAAGTCTCCAGTTTGTCTCACCTAAACTCTTCTACTTCTGACTATGGCACTGCCATGTCTTGCTCCACCTTGCTATACGGTAGGACCTGGTGA